One Mycteria americana isolate JAX WOST 10 ecotype Jacksonville Zoo and Gardens chromosome 7, USCA_MyAme_1.0, whole genome shotgun sequence genomic window, ATAAGGCTTGATTGAAATCCTTTGTGTTTGATGTAAAactttccattgacttcattgGGATTTGGCTAGGCCTTTTGGGAATAATTTTACAAAATTGAAATCAAGCTTAGGTTAGGTGACTTTTTGGCCCCTACTAACTGGGCTTCTTTGAAAGGGGATATTTGCAGGGCTAAATACCCTTCCCCctctcactcccccccaccccaagccatTTCCTGTTTCCTTACACTGAGAACTACTTAGATACAGCAGCTTCTTGTGTGTTTCCACAGTGAAGAAACACAATCCATTTTAGGCACTTTGATTATAGTCATTACGTAATTTTGCTGTAGTCCTTTAATAGCAGGCATTTTAGATCCCTGTGGATATTAAATAAGATCAAAAGTCTTAAACCATAAAGGAGAAACCGTCTGAATAGCTCTTAAAGAAGTTAGTTGCTCTGCAAATGAAATGGGGCCCATTATGTCAAGAAGAGaggcttgaaaagaaaaaaaaaaaaggcatcttccTTTTGCAGATCCAAAAGAACTCAAGCTGAAACAGTGAAACTAAAAAGGATTCAGAAGGAGTTACAAGCTCTGGATGACATGGTATCTGCTGACATTGGCATCCTGCGGAACCGCATTGATCAGGCCAGCTTGGACTACTCCTATGCCCGGTAAGCGACAGACAGGGAGGAGGTTGTAGCCCTGCCTGAGTGGACggagaaaatgctgtttcctgTCACCAAAGTAGTAATGGAGTTATGTCGTTGTAATAACGTGTAGTTAAAGCGGTCACAGTCTGGGGGGCTTTCAAATCTTGAGGTAAAAgtgtgctttttatttcctaatttttcccTTGGAATCTGGAAACTGAAGTAGGTTTTCTGACTGCAGACTGTGCTTTCCAGCTTCATGCTGTCACGAGACATACTTACTGCTTTAACTGTGCAGTTGTCCATAAGCCTTGCTTTATTGTTTCAAGGTTGTTTATTTCTTCTCACggggaaagaatttttttaaaagtcctaaAATGAAAGTCCTTTTCAGGGAAACTTGCTTGTTGATGACAGCTCTGGTCCTGTTAGAATCAATGGGACCAATTAAGCTTAAAACATATAATACTGCTGAAGTGCTTTTGGAACTGGCAccaaaaattgaaggaaaaagcaagcttTCACCCTTCACAATATGCCTTTAATCACTCTGGTTCTGATGAGTTCCTTAAATGCAAGAAATTAATCGGAACACCCTATTAGTTGTGGGTAAACCACAACATCAGTAGATAAACATCACCATGTTTATGTAGCCgtttaataaaatggaaatgttcgGCTGCGGTTTTTAGTTCACGATTCAATGTGTTAAACCTGCATTTCTCCTTATGGCTTCTGCTATACGTTGACCACAGGCCAATAAACATAGtaattagtctttaaaaaaatagcagcGGTAGCTAAAAAATAAGGATATTTTTTGTGTAATTATAATTTGAAATATCTAAGATTAACTGTAGTTTCAGTAGCTGAGTGCATATGAATACTGAATTTCATATCctcaagaggaaaaacatttcagtgtattttagGTTTAAGTCTGGTTTCTAAAACCATTAAATGGTCCTGGAAATTTCCTTACCAAAATTTTGTAATAATGTGTCTATTTGAAATGCTTAATGGCTAAAGAGCATATAACACAAGTGGCTCTGACTTTTGGAAAGCAGTTTTTAATGAAGATAACAAAAGGGGATGCTGGTAGGACAAAGGAGATAAACTTTACAAAATACATAATGACTTTCATGAACTTAGTAAGTCTTTCTTTTTGTGAGGGAGGGATTTGGAAATGCGAGTTAGATACTTTCAGTGTTGTAGTTTTTATGCATTATGAGCGAAAGCTGATTTGCTTTTAAGTGGTGtctttttaagcaattttttagTTCTTGTCTTATATTTTAGGGctaaaacacaaataatttcagTGGGTCAAAAAGTGCAATATTAAATAGTCCTGAGCACATACACAGTTAGGGGCATTTGACTATTGCTGTGGAATGGAATTTTCATAAATATCATGTGAAGAATATGTGTGAATTCAGCCCAAAGGTTTAACTGTGCAGAAGTTTTCAGTATAGCATTagtttttccatttcagataCGTGGCCCAGGGAAATCTTGACTTTCTTATGAGGGAAATGTAAGTGGGCATCTTCTGCCCACTGCAGACATAGCCTTTACAGCTGGGTCAAAGTTTTGTGATTATTATATGAAGGAACATATTTGGGAAGGCTTTTCTATGtcttatttccttctgtttccttaagCAAAGCGTCTCTCCTatctttctgttgctttgtttAACCAGATATTTGAATCTGGTTTTATAAAACAGCTGGATTCTTCATTCAACCACCTTACTAATATTAGTTTTATGAATGCTCTGTAAGGTACATCATGTAGTcattctgcaaaagcctttgcaTGTTCCCTTTTCTGATGAGCAAGATTGCATCTATCTTTCTATTAATTAAATCAGAATTAATATACAGATTCACTGAATGTAGTGGAAGATGCATCACTAATGTGGACACCAACCATTAAAGTGCTAGAGATCCCGGATGTGTTAACCTCaataaatatttggaatatttcctttttgctatATTTGTCATGACAGGAAGTGCAAATTGGCAGGAGGTGTGTGTCAGGGGGATGCTTACAATAATATTCTACATCTGTTGCCACACAAAAGTTGTGATCACTATTGATGTCATATGCTGTGTCAATCTGTGCTGCTCATGATCTTCTGAACATATATATGGGTGGCCGGAAGAGTACACTTCTAGACCAGATCCAAATGTAAATGTGTATAGCACCATTGTAGCATCTGTATCTGTTGGGTGGATGGTTGGattagaaaaaacacaaaactgttttgcagtgtttcagtTCACTAGATAGGTGTTCATTAGAAATGTGAAAGCGCTACAATTTCTGatggtttctttctgctgctaGTGATGCATCTCTTCAAACAGGCAGTAAAAATGCTTGTGCGTGATTCAATCTGCAGATTTCAGATGAGCAAATTAACTCTTGGAATACAGCAGCAGTGGAGGCTCATGTGTCAAGAGGAGAAGATTTGATTTATTCacacttattttcttcccttttactaATGTAGCAGCATGTCATGAAATAGCTGGCATAATGCATTGCAGAGCACATTGCATTTCAGGGATGCTTAAAGTATCTGTCCGTGTGTCAgattgtaaagtgctttgagaactAACCCACTAGAAATGATGATGATTTTGCAGGAAGCGGTATGATAAGGCTGAGTCGGAGTACGTGGCAGCCAAGGTGGACCTCCAACACAAGACGGAGATTAAGGAGCACCTCACGGAGCACCTGTGCACGATCATACAGCAGAATGAACTCCGGAAGGCCAGGAAGCTGGAGGAGTTAATGCAGCAGCTGGAAGTGGAGGCAGATGAGGAAAATCTGGAACTTGAGATAGAGGTGGAGcggatgctgcagcagcaggaggcagaagcAGGGAGACAAGCCAGCCAGTCACACAGTCATGCTGGGACAGCTAAGGAAAACCCCACTCCCAGTGTTACAGCGCAGGAGAGCGAGCATGCTAACCGTGCTGtcacttctgctgtttctgaacaGTTGGTTCAATCGGAAAACTCTGGTACCAAATCCCTCTCCAATATGGACAGCCAAACTCAAGCAGTAAATGTGACTGCAGGAAACCCCCCAGCTTGTTCTGATACATGACTGCTATATTCACATAAGCCAGCTGGTTATGGATGATATGCTCTCTGCAGGCTTGTGTGCTGTATGTTATATGTGGGTTTCTGCCATGCCAGTAATATgcacttcatttctcttttcctttaatattgtTTTCAAATTTTAGAGGCTCTTTTTTTCACAAGACTCTCATTTGGGGTTCACCATCTGTCTTCATCATTCTGGTTTAAGTTCACGTTCTAATGCCCAGCTCTTCATGGGGCTTTGTACCTTCCTGAAACAGGATACTTGGAAGTGAACAGTAGGGTTTTTCCAAAGGCTTTCAGCATATTGATATCACAGATACCTGTTCCAAGCAGTGTGCAAGAGATACGTATCTACGGGAGGAAAGATTGCAACTTATTCTGCTCCTGAACACATTCTGTCCCCTGACAACTGCGATAGGATGTTTGTCTTCCTTTGTATCCGTAAGGGATTAGTTTTCAACGGTTTTTAATCCTGTGAAACCTAAGTGCTTACTTTAATTATCTTCATAGCCGCTACTCTTTCCTGTACCTGATTTAAAGGAAATTCACATATTGAGGCAAATTGCAAAGTCAGTTGTAATATTTCCTATTTATCACTTTGCCTATTTCTTTCAGATCGTGCTAGATCACACAAAGCTATCTATTGATAACATTATTATCTATGAAATCACAGCAGCTATGATTTAACAAAAATGATGGGTTACAGTTTAAGACATTGCAGAATGTATGATGTAGAAGTAGAAACAGACAAAAGAGACTGTGTTACAATTAAAGCTGTTCcattacaaacatttttctctgttgtagTTGCCTCAAAGTTCCAATAATTAGCCAGGGATCTTGTAATGAATAATCCCCACTGTATATTGGAAGAGAGCCCATTTTTGTGTAATATTCAATGCATTTTCTTGCCTGAAGAGTGGGTTTATACCCCACAAGAAGTTCAGCTGTTTTGCTCTGTTGCTGTTGAAAGGCTTTAAAAAGCTATTCCAGGTGGAGAAAGTCTCGGGAATTAAAATAGAGGACGTAGGAAAACCTCCCATAGATGATGCAGCTGCAAACTTTGGGGACAGTGTTCATAGCTATCCACTTTGTAACAGAGGAAGGCTGCTTTCGTTGTGGAAATGGTTTCTGTAATACCTGACCTGAACATGTCAGTTAGAGTTTATGAATGAGTTACTGAATGATGCCATCAAGTATATAAATGGGACGCTGATTGTCTCTATGGCTTTAATAGTGGAAAAACATGTcactacatttcatttttattctattaataAATCAGTGCATCTTCTACACAGTGTGTTTACTTTCAGTTGTGATATCTGATACTAATACACGTATCCAAGACTGTTTTTCCACAGGAGGTGATAAATTACAATATCAGATACGTCCTTTGGCAACTTTCCGCTGTGTGAAAGTAAAACCTTGAAAAAGGCTGTTCCAAAATACGAAAGCTTATGAAGCAAAGACATGGCAGGATACAGCTTGGCAGGAATCTTTTCAACTAACCATGGCCTAAGGCAGCAGTGGAAAATCTGTACTGGTGCCTCCCATACACAGGAGAAAGAGGGATAAATCTGTTTCCTAGAGAAGCCACTTATAATCAGGGCTGATTGAAGTTAGAAAACTCCAAAGTAACATTTGAGATACGTATGAAGCATTGCTCTGTTGTTGCTGATACACTGCATTCCCTGTTATTTTGCTGGAAGACCTGGCCTAAAAGCCAAAGATTTCATTGTATTGTGAGAAAATTGTGACTGACTTCCTTTGCTCTGTCTGCAGTTGCAGAACAGCTTGTAGCAACCTGATTATGGTTTTCAAAACTGGATACCAGTAAGTGCAATAATAATTTAATTGTACCATTCTTGTTTCCATCCTTTGCAGCTGTCCCCAGTTGCTCCTCAAGAGACTCTAAGTCCTAGTGGATAGGTCTGTTCCTCATTACAGTTGTATTCAGCTCATCAGGGGACATACAGAAGAGCATCTGACAGAAGAGTTGAATTGTAATGGTATTTACAGGAAGCACATGCATACCATTTTGCATATAATTTGTGGTTCTCTGGTAGGCTAAAATGTGGTTGAAATAGTCCTACTGATTGCACCTTGTTGTTATGCATAAGATTATTGTTTGAACTCCTCAgaccaaaaaaggcaaaaaaattataAGTCCAAAGATCTTTTTGACAACTACTTAAGAATATGAGTTTCCTAGAAGGAAATAAGTTTATATCCaacaaaattactgaaaagctgaaaaattgttGTGTGCCATCCTGATAGTGCTGGCGCTGTTTCTGCCTGACAGGGAAGATGCTATTGTTGGAATCAGCAGTTTCTGTTCTCTTACAAGTCCCACATCGAAGTTCTGGTCAGTTCTGTCTAACTTCTGAGCTTGCAAAATGAAGTGAACTGGCTGGAAGCCACATGAAACAGCCATATGAAATAACGATAGGCAGCCTAGCATTTGGTCGTTCTCTCTAGACAGGGAGCTCAGGAGTTAAATTGTTTGATCTGAGTTATGAAGCCTTTCTCTGACGTGTGATATAAACCACTACCATGGTGTCAGTTCCACTTTGGAAGTTCGCAAATGTTTTGATGGGTGCCAGTGTGCTGGTTTAACATTCCCCCTATGCCGGAGCCAAGCAGTCCAGTCATAATTGTAACAACATGTGTGCTGGTCAGAAATGCCAGGAGATTATTTTGGTGCAAcaaaagggttgtttttttcccttgtttttcctttaaggGAAGAGAACAGTTGGAATTGAGGATCTTCAAGGAAAAGGTATTTCTAACTTCGTAGTAGTTGATGCATCTTATAGTTTGGCTCTGCTGTCACTGGAGTGCATTGAAGGCAGGTGCACTGTCCACTCAGCTAGCCTGTTATATCTTCAGAACAATGGAAAAACTAAAAGTTCAGCATAAGTCAGGAATGGGTTGCGTGGGCAGATTTTTAAGTGAAGGCCTCTTGCAGGTAGAGGTAGAAGTCTGAATGTGAAGCATGCTGGGGTTGAACACCCGTGGCAGGGAAAATAGAGCAACGCATGATATCTGACAGTAACACTGCAGGGCTCATCACAGGGGGCTTGTGTTCTCCTGTGGCAATGTAGCCATTTCTGTGTTAGGCCACCGCATTACCATTATGGGAGGAAGTGGAAAACACCGATATATACCACTGTGAGAATGTTACAAAGCACAATGTAATTGTCCATGTTGCAGTTTGGCCAGAATGTCGGGATTAACACTACCTCCTCTGTCAAGAAATGTTTAAATGAGCACAGATGGTCATGGCTCAGCCTGGGGTTCCCATGGATGTCTAGTGCGTGGTGTAAAACACTTGGACAATCCCCAATCTGATTGTATATCCAGCCAACTGAAGTTGAGCTCTCAAGAGGTTTCAGCTTAGGGTAGCTGTCTGGGGAGAGACTCAAGTTCTCCGTCAGCCATTCTTCTTCCTAATACCTTCTGTGATGCAGTGGAGTCTTCCTTTTGAGCCTGTATCCCATCtaaacaaaatgaggaaaagctaATAAGAGTGAAAAATAGTGACTGGCCTAGTGGTTGAGGGTACTGTGTTTCCTGACCAGCTTTATTAAGAACGTGCTAGAAAGGGTTGCGTATGGGAAAGTTACCCTGTTCTGGGGAAGTTCTGGAGCCAAAGAAAGGGGCAGAGCACTATCAAATTGCCTCCCATGCTGGGATTCACTGtgttctgcattttctgcttAGGACAGTAGGATCTATAGATTTTCTGTTCCTAATATCCTTTTCTCAAGGTTCAAACTTGGATCAAAACCCCTGTGATATGAATTGTCCCAACCTGAGGCCTGGTACTTTACTAGATGCCCCTTATGTGGGACCTTTGAGCAGCTGTTGGTCCTGGACTGATTTTGGTACTTTCGTGTGATTCTGTGTAGACATAGCATCTTGGGTCTCTGTGGTCTGCTCTTGTGCATGCCATAGCTGTGTATAATGGTTCACACAGTTGCTGAGAGCTAGATAAAATTTTTCTGCAGGCCTGATACAACCCAGAAATCATATGTTCAACACTTTGGTGTTATATCATGGTTCCTTTTCTAATTCTGTG contains:
- the GORAB gene encoding RAB6-interacting golgin, yielding MAEAWAGFSQEELRRLRGQRPDFYEPSEQQHRPHTVNKSRKQTQREKALQQQCQKLGLQGGAASVPPEQLLSVPTHKPSHPQQPVPPPHPPSAGDQRQSDNGDQQKEVTPVDPCNGSDNAQTRPAKPNSKVEKKKVALQEKSRWEILQQEQRLIEEKNKRKKALLARAIAERSKRTQAETVKLKRIQKELQALDDMVSADIGILRNRIDQASLDYSYARKRYDKAESEYVAAKVDLQHKTEIKEHLTEHLCTIIQQNELRKARKLEELMQQLEVEADEENLELEIEVERMLQQQEAEAGRQASQSHSHAGTAKENPTPSVTAQESEHANRAVTSAVSEQLVQSENSGTKSLSNMDSQTQAVNVTAGNPPACSDT